In the Juglans microcarpa x Juglans regia isolate MS1-56 chromosome 6D, Jm3101_v1.0, whole genome shotgun sequence genome, one interval contains:
- the LOC121234801 gene encoding high mobility group B protein 6-like, which translates to MAQTVAEMTIGPVPTKKTRNNRKALKEKNSSAKEANILSGKVSEPSPIPVPPADNPEKENHESLSQPRSSPKKGKAASKKQSKKQPQSFENDLLEMQEKLQQLTLEKDKAEELLKAKDEMLKHKEEELENRDRQHENLQMELKKLQKLKEFKPTVTFPIIGQSLGDKEQDKKENKKKGCPEKKKPSPPYILWCKDNWNEAKKENPEAEFKEISNILGAKWKNITAEEKKPYEEKYQAEKEVYLQVTAKEKRESEAMKLLEEEHKQKTAMELLEQYLHFKQAAAKETKKKKDKDPLKPKHPMSSFFLFTNDRRAALLAEKKNVLEVARITGEEWKNMTEEQKGPYEEMAKKNKEKYLQEMEAYKQKKDEEAANLRKEEEEHMKLQKHEAFQLLKKKEKTENIIKKTKEIQQKKKQQQKEDKKSDPNKPKRPASSYLLFSKDARKNLLEERPGINNSTLNALISVKWKELNEVERKTWNDKAAEAMEAYKKELEDYNKSAAATLDQNP; encoded by the exons ATGGCTCAGACCGTTGCCGAGATGACCATTGGCCCAGTCCCTACAAAAAAGACTAGAAACAACAGAAAGGCACTCAAGGAGAAAAACTCATCAGCGAAAGAGGCCAACATCCTGTCCGGGAAGGTCTCCGAGCCCTCACCGATCCCCGTTCCGCCGGCCGATAACCCAGAAAAGGAGAACCACGAGAGCCTCTCGCAGCCACGGTCCTCGCCCAAGAAGGGCAAAGCGGCCTCCAAGAAACAGTCAAAGAAGCAACCGCAATCTTTTGAGAATGACTTGCTGGAAATGCAAGAGAAGCTGCAGCAGTTGACACTCGAGAAGGACAAGGCCGAGGAGCTCTTGAAGGCCAAGGATGAGATGTTGAAGCATAAGGAGGAAGAGCTTGAGAACAGAGACCGACAGCACGAGAACCTTCAGATGGAGTTGAAGAAGTTGCAGAAGTTGAAGGAGTTTAAACCCACGGTG ACTTTCCCTATTATTGGTCAATCTCTGGGAGACAAGGAGCAAGACAAGAAAGAGAACAAGAAGAAGGGGTGCCCTGAAAAGAAAAAGCCTTCTCCACCGTACATCCTATGGTGCAAAGACAACTGGAATGAG GCTAAGAAAGAAAATCCAGAGGCTGAATTCAAAGAAATTTCAAACATTTTGGGAGCGAAATGGAAGAATATCACTGCAGAAGAGAAGAAGCCTTACGAGGAGAAGTATCAGGCTGAAAAGGAAGTCTATTTGCAGGTGACTGCGAAGGAGAAGCGCGAGAGTGAAGCTATGAAGCTCTTGGAGGAGGAGCACAAACAGAAGACTGCTATGGAATTGCTTGAACAGTATCTCCATTTCAAACAAGCAGCAGCAAAAGAAACCAAGAAGAA GAAGGATAAGGATCCATTGAAACCCAAGCATCCAATGTCATCATTCTTCTTGTTCACAAACGATAGGCGAGCTGCACTGCTTGCGGAGAAGAAGAATGTTTTAGAG GTTGCAAGGATCACTGGTGAAGAGTGGAAAAACATGACAGAAGAACAGAAAGGACCTTATGAAGAG ATGGCAAAgaagaataaggaaaagtaTTTGCAAGAAATGGAAGCTTACAAGCAGAAGAAAGATGAAGAAGCTGCCAATCTcagaaaggaagaggaagagcatATGAAACTTCAGAAGCATGAGGCCTTTCAGCTtctgaagaagaaggagaaaactGAGAATATAATCAAG AAAACGAAAGAAATTcagcagaagaagaagcagcagcagaAGGAGGACAAGAAGTCTGACCCTAACAAGCCTAAAAGGCCCGCATCCTCTTACCTTCTATTCAG CAAAGATGCAAGGAAGAATCTATTGGAAGAGCGACCTGGGATTAATAACTCTACCCTCAATGCTCTTATTTCTGTGAAATGGAAg GAATTGAATGAAGTAGAGAGAAAAACTTGGAATGACAAAGCTGCTGAGGCAATGGAAGCCTACAAAAAGGAATTGGAGGACTACAACAAGTCTGCTGCTGCAACCTTGGATCAGAACCCCTAA
- the LOC121234802 gene encoding protein trichome birefringence-like 23, translated as MKLNWKQWFRNVQNRMLLKLMIAILLMGLSFRLVFFRSTGISSVLEEKSPFPEKTVLSEPPQSVQVQEHEDQVPRKEKCDLFTGDWIANPSGPLYTNRSCQSIESHQNCMNNGRPDTGYLHWRWNPRDCELPSFDPERFLEMMRHKTWGLIGDSISRNHVQSLLCMLSTVEEAVEVYHDEQYRSRRWHFPSYNFTISFIWSPFFVESAIFEDFNGVSTSEVELYLDKLDKKWTDIYQNLDYIIFSSGKWFLKSAIFHENNTVVGCHYCPKRNLTELGFVFSYRKALQHVLNFIVTSNHKGLIFFRTSTPDHFENGEWSSGGICPKTAPVKEGEIELKDLNRVLRNIELEEFEKAAPEASRNGVSLKLLDLTLLSLLRPDGHPGAYREFYPYAGDENAKVQTDCLHWCLPGPIDSWNDVIMEMVVNG; from the exons ATGAAGCTAAATTGGAAGCAGTGGTTCCGAAACGTTCAGAACCGTATGCTCCTGAAGTTGATGATTGCCATTCTGTTGATGGGTCTTTCTTTTCGTCTAGTGTTCTTTCGTTCCACGGGGATTTCGTCAGTCTTGGAAGAAAAAAGCCCTTTCCCGGAGAAAACCGTGCTTTCAGAGCCACCTCAATCTGTGCAAGTTCAAGAACATGAAGATCAGGTTCCTCGGAAAG AAAAGTGTGATCTTTTTACTGGGGATTGGATAGCAAATCCATCAGGTCCTCTTTACACTAATCGGAGCTGCCAGTCAATTGAAAGTCATCAAAATTGTATGAATAATGGGCGGCCGGATACAGGGTACCTACACTGGAGGTGGAACCCAAGAGATTGCGAGTTACCGTCTTTTGATCCAGAAAGATTTCTTGAGATGATGAGGCACAAAACATGGGGACTAATTGGTGATTCAATATCTCGCAACCATGTGCAGTCATTGCTCTGCATGCTCTCAACG GTGGAAGAAGCTGTTGAAGTTTACCATGATGAACAATATAGGTCCAGAAGATGGCACTTTCCCTCGTACAATTTCACCATCTCATTTATTTGGTCCCCTTTCTTTGTAGAATCTGCTATTTTTGAGGATTTCAATGGTGTTTCAACATCTGAAGTTGAGCTTTATCTTGACAAACTGGACAAGAAATGGACGGACATATACCAGAACTTGGattacataatattttcaagcgGCAAATGGTTTCTCAAATCTGCAATCTTTCACGAGAACAACACTGTTGTGGGTTGCCATTACTGTCCTAAAAGGAATTTGACAGAGTTgggatttgttttttcttatcgCAAAGCCCTCCAACATGTATTAAACTTCATTGTAACATCCAATCACAAGGGCCTGATATTCTTTAGGACTTCCACACCAGATCACTTCGAGAATGGAGAGTGGTCTAGTGGAGGGATTTGCCCCAAAACAGCACCAGTCAAAGAAGGTGAGATTGAATTGAAGGACTTGAACAGGGTTTTGCGCAACATAGAACTCGAGGAGTTTGAGAAGGCAGCACCCGAAGCTTCCAGAAATGGCGTGAGCCTTAAACTTCTTGACCTCACCTTGCTTTCATTATTGCGGCCTGATGGGCATCCAGGTGCGTACAGAGAGTTCTATCCATATGCAGGCGACGAAAACGCAAAAGTTCAGACCGACTGTTTGCATTGGTGCTTACCTGGGCCAATAGACTCTTGGAATGACGTGATAATGGAGATGGTTGTAAATGGTTAA